The proteins below come from a single Streptomyces sp. SCSIO 75703 genomic window:
- a CDS encoding ATP/GTP-binding protein: protein MAGSDRAAPAPAPDTVKILIAGGFGVGKTTMVGSVSEIAPLRTEEPLTAAGLDVDDLAGIEKKRATTVALDFGRISIGRELVLYLFGTPGQQRFWFMWNDLAIGALGAVVLVDVRRPETSFAAIDFFERRGIPFVVGVNGFHGRHPYPAEDIREALALPDHVQVLLFDARERASSRDVLIALIDQLIDAAAGATAS, encoded by the coding sequence TTGGCCGGCTCTGACCGCGCCGCTCCGGCGCCCGCGCCCGACACCGTCAAGATCCTGATCGCCGGGGGTTTCGGCGTCGGGAAGACCACCATGGTCGGGTCGGTGAGCGAGATAGCCCCGCTGCGCACCGAGGAACCGCTGACCGCGGCCGGCCTCGACGTCGACGACCTGGCCGGCATCGAGAAGAAGCGGGCCACCACCGTCGCCCTGGACTTCGGCCGGATCAGCATCGGCCGGGAACTGGTGCTGTACCTGTTCGGCACCCCGGGCCAGCAGCGGTTCTGGTTCATGTGGAACGACCTGGCGATCGGCGCGCTCGGCGCGGTGGTCCTGGTCGACGTGCGCCGGCCCGAGACGAGCTTCGCCGCCATAGACTTCTTCGAACGCCGGGGCATCCCCTTCGTCGTTGGCGTCAACGGCTTCCACGGCCGTCACCCGTACCCGGCCGAGGACATCCGCGAGGCCCTGGCACTGCCCGACCACGTCCAGGTGCTGTTGTTCGACGCGCGGGAGCGGGCCTCGAGCCGGGACGTGCTCATCGCCCTCATCGACCAGCTCATCGACGCCGCGGCCGGGGCCACGGCGTCCTGA
- a CDS encoding nitrate- and nitrite sensing domain-containing protein, whose amino-acid sequence MSARTGSRRRLGSIRLSLILLALVPGVTLAAVWGVTTIRMFSEGLQLRSQTGLSRSTGAMGTEATLALQRERSLSAAWLASPDGNRDALDAQRRRTDDAVAQLAGRPETINQAPARVSDRLYSVLGAVGSLEYYRDQVDDPTDITAQQALGQYTSIIDEQIHAFQELSQVDNGDLTSQAGPLVALAHAAELMSQEDAALTLAWPSGQFEEEEWARFAQLAHTRRWLVQDQIVPSLRGSAKTQTERILRSPEWQTLHAVEDEVLAARAEGGEGRIDLPDARKRWSAALDKVSGQHTQLIREQTSGLLGRSADEAHGLLVKAAAVSAGGFLGLLVCVLMSWRITRSLSRRLRGLRLATLGLAEERLPDVVARLERGEKVDVESATPPLDYGHDELGQVAQAFNTAQRTAVHTAVELADTRRGFQKVILGIARQSQNLVNVQLAKLDALERRHTDPDVLKGLYELDSTASQLRRYEENLVIISGEQPRRSWRDPVALVDILRGAVGEVAEYQRVEVHTDEEVALAPPAVADVIHLLAELIDNATAYSPAPQPVGVRAAMVARGLAVEIEDRGLGLSEEDYASFNDQLAVVPQFDVVALADDLRLGMFVVARLAHRHGITVTLRPSPYGGTTAIVLIPHDIVVREPRATAPAEDTAAPAGADPVPVPRPARPGAAAPEAARAPRPAAPSLAAPVPAATVAGPGGLAPLPRRVPQTSLAAELREEVPSAAAATGDEAEFTAERAASSLGGFQRGTFRARDDESGEHPLPPAAGLPPTDPPLPTADR is encoded by the coding sequence ATGTCTGCACGGACAGGTTCCCGGCGCCGTCTCGGCTCCATACGCCTCTCGCTGATCCTCCTGGCGCTGGTTCCCGGCGTCACCCTCGCCGCCGTGTGGGGCGTGACGACGATCCGGATGTTCTCGGAGGGTCTGCAACTGCGCTCGCAGACCGGACTGAGCAGGTCCACCGGTGCCATGGGCACCGAGGCCACGCTCGCCCTGCAACGCGAGCGCAGCCTCTCGGCCGCCTGGCTGGCCTCCCCCGACGGCAACCGGGACGCGCTGGACGCCCAGCGCCGCCGGACCGACGACGCCGTCGCCCAGCTCGCCGGACGCCCCGAGACGATCAACCAGGCCCCGGCCCGCGTCTCGGACCGGCTGTACTCGGTGCTCGGTGCCGTCGGCAGCCTGGAGTACTACCGCGACCAGGTGGACGACCCGACCGACATCACCGCGCAGCAGGCCCTCGGCCAGTACACGTCGATCATCGACGAGCAGATCCACGCCTTCCAGGAACTGTCCCAGGTCGACAACGGCGACCTCACCTCCCAGGCCGGGCCACTGGTCGCCCTCGCGCACGCGGCCGAACTGATGTCCCAGGAGGACGCCGCGCTCACCCTCGCCTGGCCCTCGGGACAGTTCGAGGAGGAGGAGTGGGCGCGGTTCGCCCAGCTCGCCCACACCCGCCGCTGGCTCGTCCAGGACCAGATCGTGCCCTCGCTGCGCGGCAGCGCGAAGACCCAGACCGAGCGCATCCTGCGCAGCCCCGAGTGGCAGACCCTGCACGCCGTCGAGGACGAGGTCCTGGCGGCCCGCGCCGAGGGCGGAGAGGGGCGCATCGACCTGCCGGACGCCCGCAAGCGGTGGTCCGCCGCGCTGGACAAGGTCTCCGGGCAGCACACGCAGCTCATCCGGGAGCAGACCTCCGGCCTGCTCGGCCGCAGCGCCGACGAGGCGCACGGACTGCTCGTCAAGGCCGCCGCGGTCAGCGCGGGCGGGTTCCTCGGCCTGCTCGTCTGCGTCCTGATGTCCTGGCGGATCACCCGCTCGCTCTCCCGCCGGCTGCGCGGGCTCCGGCTCGCCACGCTCGGTCTCGCCGAGGAGCGGCTGCCCGACGTGGTGGCCCGGCTGGAGCGCGGCGAGAAGGTCGACGTGGAGTCGGCGACCCCGCCGCTCGACTACGGGCACGACGAACTCGGCCAGGTCGCCCAGGCGTTCAACACCGCCCAGCGCACCGCCGTGCACACCGCCGTCGAACTCGCCGACACCCGGCGCGGTTTCCAGAAGGTCATCCTCGGCATCGCCCGCCAGAGCCAGAACCTCGTGAACGTGCAGCTCGCCAAGCTGGACGCGCTGGAGCGCCGGCACACCGACCCCGACGTGCTCAAGGGCCTGTACGAACTGGACTCCACCGCGAGCCAGTTGCGCCGCTACGAGGAGAACCTCGTCATCATCAGCGGCGAGCAGCCCCGGCGCAGTTGGCGGGACCCGGTCGCGCTGGTCGACATCCTGCGCGGCGCGGTCGGCGAGGTCGCCGAGTACCAGCGGGTGGAGGTGCACACCGACGAGGAGGTGGCGCTCGCCCCGCCCGCGGTGGCGGACGTCATCCACCTGCTGGCCGAACTGATCGACAACGCGACCGCCTACTCCCCCGCCCCGCAGCCGGTCGGCGTCCGGGCCGCGATGGTCGCCCGGGGCCTCGCCGTCGAGATCGAGGACCGCGGACTGGGCCTGTCCGAGGAGGACTACGCCTCGTTCAACGACCAGTTGGCCGTGGTCCCCCAGTTCGACGTGGTGGCCCTCGCCGACGACCTGCGGCTCGGCATGTTCGTGGTGGCCCGGCTCGCGCACCGGCACGGCATCACCGTGACGCTGCGCCCGTCGCCGTACGGCGGGACCACCGCCATCGTGCTGATCCCGCACGACATCGTGGTGCGCGAACCGCGTGCCACCGCGCCGGCCGAGGACACCGCGGCCCCCGCCGGGGCGGACCCGGTGCCCGTGCCCCGGCCCGCCCGGCCTGGCGCGGCGGCCCCCGAGGCGGCGCGGGCCCCCCGCCCAGCCGCCCCTTCCCTGGCGGCCCCCGTCCCCGCGGCGACCGTCGCCGGTCCGGGGGGCCTGGCCCCGCTGCCCCGCCGGGTGCCGCAGACCAGCCTCGCGGCCGAACTGCGCGAGGAGGTCCCGTCCGCCGCCGCGGCCACCGGCGACGAGGCCGAGTTCACCGCGGAGCGCGCCGCCTCCTCGCTGGGCGGCTTCCAGCGCGGCACGTTCCGGGCGCGCGACGACGAATCCGGCGAACACCCCCTCCCTCCGGCCGCCGGGCTTCCCCCCACCGACCCCCCTCTCCCCACCGCCGACCGCTGA
- a CDS encoding DUF6230 family protein: MATSPDATPSAGTTPDRAGRGRVRLRRAAVMAVPAAAVTAALAVLTAQGALGVQFAISGMPFTVTATELDGTGFAQFGGLDTMAEGSPNEGDTGGQVLVVTSVIKNAKLTSLCQSVDLGGTNLLITAGGGGTRVSATDLTTDSTELSGDASFDNIEIGNDASTLDKAGPKGRGPKGVFSQQADTVHIKNLRQTNYATTAGVFKLPGLKMRFSGSAC, translated from the coding sequence ATGGCCACGTCCCCGGACGCCACCCCGTCCGCCGGCACCACCCCCGACCGCGCCGGACGCGGCCGGGTCCGGCTGCGCCGGGCGGCGGTGATGGCGGTGCCCGCCGCCGCCGTCACCGCCGCCCTCGCGGTCCTCACCGCCCAGGGCGCGCTGGGCGTGCAGTTCGCGATCTCCGGCATGCCCTTCACCGTCACCGCGACCGAACTCGACGGCACCGGCTTCGCCCAGTTCGGCGGGCTCGACACCATGGCCGAGGGCAGCCCCAACGAGGGGGACACCGGCGGCCAGGTGCTCGTCGTCACCTCCGTGATCAAGAACGCCAAGCTCACGAGCCTGTGCCAGAGCGTCGACCTGGGCGGCACCAACCTGCTCATCACGGCCGGCGGCGGGGGCACCCGCGTCTCCGCGACCGATCTGACCACGGACTCCACCGAACTGTCCGGCGACGCCTCCTTCGACAACATCGAGATCGGCAACGACGCCTCCACCCTGGACAAGGCCGGGCCCAAGGGCCGCGGGCCGAAGGGCGTCTTCAGCCAGCAGGCCGACACCGTGCACATCAAGAACCTGCGGCAGACCAACTACGCCACCACGGCCGGGGTGTTCAAACTTCCCGGCCTGAAGATGCGCTTCAGCGGGTCGGCCTGCTGA
- a CDS encoding DUF742 domain-containing protein, with the protein MTGGDAGGRLVRPFTLTGGRTRPSRADFTLITTVTAVDPQPVRAARPQPEHQRILRLCAEPVAVAEIAARLDLPVSVVVILLCDLLEAGRITARPPHSVSRTTPDLDLLQKVRDGLGRL; encoded by the coding sequence GTGACAGGAGGCGACGCGGGGGGCCGGCTCGTCCGGCCGTTCACCCTGACCGGCGGACGGACCCGGCCCAGCCGCGCCGACTTCACCCTCATCACCACGGTGACCGCGGTCGATCCGCAGCCCGTGCGGGCGGCCCGGCCGCAGCCCGAGCACCAGCGGATCCTGAGGCTGTGCGCCGAGCCGGTCGCCGTGGCCGAGATCGCGGCCCGGCTGGACCTGCCGGTGAGCGTGGTCGTCATCCTGCTCTGCGATCTGCTGGAGGCCGGCCGGATCACCGCCCGGCCGCCGCACTCCGTCTCGCGCACCACCCCGGACCTGGACCTGCTGCAGAAAGTGAGGGACGGCCTTGGCCGGCTCTGA
- a CDS encoding roadblock/LC7 domain-containing protein: MTRPTPATHTQLDQLLTGLVERVADVNQAVVLSEDGLVVSKSTGFPRDDAERLAATASGLMSLSKGVSMDFRGGPVRQALIEMAGGYLILTTAGPGAHLVVLTGPGADVGVVAYQMNMLVKKIGEHLSAAPRATVGPGE, from the coding sequence ATGACACGACCCACCCCCGCCACGCACACCCAGCTCGACCAGTTGCTCACCGGACTCGTGGAGCGGGTCGCCGACGTGAACCAGGCCGTGGTGCTCTCCGAGGACGGCCTGGTCGTCAGCAAGTCCACCGGATTCCCGCGCGACGACGCCGAACGTCTCGCGGCCACCGCCTCCGGTCTGATGAGCCTCAGCAAGGGCGTCAGCATGGACTTCCGGGGCGGGCCGGTACGCCAGGCGCTGATCGAGATGGCCGGTGGCTACCTGATCCTGACCACCGCGGGCCCCGGCGCCCACCTCGTCGTGCTCACCGGACCGGGCGCCGACGTCGGTGTGGTGGCGTACCAGATGAACATGCTGGTGAAGAAGATCGGTGAGCACCTGAGCGCGGCACCGCGGGCCACCGTCGGCCCCGGCGAGTGA
- a CDS encoding ABC transporter permease subunit translates to MNVLTHVHAFFADPAHWQGYDGIPRRLLEHLGYTLLALGLAAAVGLPAGLLTGHTGRGGNAVAFVATAARALPSFGLLVLIAVGIGIGLLPVMVPLVVLAVPPILVTTYEAVRSVDPAPVDAARGLGMSEAGILFRVELPVALPLVLSGLRSAAIQVVSTATIAAYVSLGGVGRYIIDGLYQRDYEKVVGGATLVALLALATLAVFWGAGRLAVSPGVRRR, encoded by the coding sequence GTGAACGTCCTGACCCACGTCCACGCCTTCTTCGCCGACCCCGCCCACTGGCAGGGCTACGACGGCATACCGCGGCGCCTGCTGGAGCACCTCGGGTACACCCTGCTGGCGCTCGGCCTCGCCGCCGCCGTCGGGCTCCCGGCCGGCCTGCTCACCGGGCACACCGGACGCGGCGGCAACGCCGTCGCCTTCGTCGCCACCGCCGCCCGCGCCCTGCCCAGCTTCGGCCTGCTGGTGCTCATCGCGGTCGGCATCGGCATCGGCCTGCTGCCGGTGATGGTGCCACTGGTCGTCCTCGCCGTCCCGCCGATCCTCGTCACCACGTACGAGGCGGTCCGCTCCGTCGACCCCGCCCCGGTGGACGCGGCGCGCGGCCTCGGCATGTCCGAGGCGGGCATCCTCTTCCGGGTCGAACTCCCCGTCGCCCTGCCGCTGGTCCTCAGCGGACTGCGCTCGGCCGCCATCCAGGTCGTCTCCACCGCCACCATCGCCGCCTACGTCAGCCTCGGCGGAGTCGGCCGCTACATCATCGACGGGCTCTACCAGCGCGACTACGAGAAGGTGGTCGGCGGCGCCACCCTGGTCGCCCTGCTGGCGCTGGCCACCCTCGCCGTGTTCTGGGGCGCGGGCCGGCTGGCCGTCTCACCGGGGGTGCGGCGGCGCTGA
- a CDS encoding ABC transporter substrate-binding protein → MTSTAKNSRSRTRHTGVAAVALTAAAALLAGCSSSGGTADNPLAEEKAEKGTVVVGSNNFAESTLLADIYGEALKAKGLKVTYKHNIGSRETTYGLMKNGSVTVLPEYNGSLLAYLDSAAGQESAEAVTAAVKEKLDPRLTLLESSPAENKDSVAVNAATAKKYRLTAESSLADLKEAAPDLVIGGSPEFQTRRQGLEGLQSVYGLRFASFKALDAGGPLTQSALTRNTVQAADIFTTDPTIVKEGFVVLQDPENLFGFANVTPLVAKDGLPREGVEALNAVSAKLDTETLRELDARIQLDKKDPLDVAKAWLASAGLD, encoded by the coding sequence ATGACTTCTACCGCGAAGAACAGCAGGTCCAGGACGAGACACACCGGCGTGGCGGCCGTCGCCCTCACCGCCGCGGCGGCTCTGCTCGCGGGCTGTTCCTCCTCCGGCGGGACCGCCGACAACCCTCTGGCGGAGGAGAAGGCGGAGAAGGGGACCGTCGTCGTCGGTTCCAACAACTTCGCCGAGAGCACCCTGCTCGCCGACATCTACGGCGAGGCGCTCAAGGCCAAGGGCCTCAAGGTCACCTACAAGCACAACATCGGCAGCCGCGAGACGACGTACGGGCTGATGAAGAACGGTTCCGTCACCGTCCTGCCGGAGTACAACGGCTCGCTGCTCGCCTACCTCGACTCCGCCGCCGGGCAGGAGTCCGCCGAGGCGGTGACCGCCGCCGTCAAGGAGAAGCTCGATCCCCGGCTGACCCTGCTGGAGTCCTCGCCGGCCGAGAACAAGGACTCGGTCGCCGTCAACGCGGCCACCGCGAAGAAGTACCGGCTGACCGCCGAGTCCTCCCTCGCCGACCTCAAGGAGGCCGCGCCGGACCTGGTGATCGGCGGCTCACCCGAGTTCCAGACCCGCCGTCAGGGCCTGGAGGGGCTCCAGTCCGTGTACGGGCTGCGCTTCGCCTCCTTCAAGGCGCTCGACGCGGGCGGACCCCTCACCCAGTCCGCGCTGACCAGGAACACGGTCCAGGCGGCGGACATCTTCACCACCGACCCCACCATCGTCAAGGAGGGCTTCGTCGTCCTCCAGGACCCCGAGAACCTCTTCGGCTTCGCCAACGTCACCCCGCTCGTCGCCAAGGACGGCCTGCCCCGGGAGGGCGTCGAGGCGCTGAACGCGGTCTCCGCCAAGCTGGACACCGAGACCCTGCGCGAGCTGGACGCCCGGATCCAGCTCGACAAGAAGGACCCCCTGGACGTGGCCAAGGCGTGGCTGGCCTCGGCCGGACTGGACTGA
- a CDS encoding DUF6114 domain-containing protein, whose amino-acid sequence MSGDRGHGKPAGVRAAFRRWRHGRPFWGGLLLTLAGAEVLFTMKASLKVVLHVGMQGVAGYVLPVLMLLCGVLTLVTPSQRLFYSLVGVLASLGTWVTSNLGGFLVGLLLGCVGSCLVFGWLPDQEPRGARRRRARERRAAALSARAPGQGAGEPA is encoded by the coding sequence ATGTCCGGCGACCGGGGGCACGGGAAGCCGGCCGGCGTCCGCGCCGCCTTCCGCCGCTGGCGCCACGGGCGGCCCTTCTGGGGCGGGCTGCTCCTCACGCTCGCCGGGGCCGAGGTCCTCTTCACCATGAAGGCGTCCCTGAAGGTCGTGCTGCACGTCGGCATGCAGGGCGTGGCCGGGTACGTCCTGCCGGTCCTGATGCTGCTGTGCGGGGTCCTCACCCTCGTCACGCCCTCGCAGCGCCTCTTCTACTCCCTCGTCGGCGTCCTCGCCTCGCTGGGGACCTGGGTCACCTCGAACCTGGGCGGCTTCCTCGTGGGCCTGCTGCTCGGCTGCGTCGGCAGTTGCCTGGTCTTCGGGTGGCTGCCCGACCAGGAGCCGCGCGGGGCACGCCGCCGCCGCGCGCGGGAGAGGCGGGCCGCGGCGCTCTCCGCGCGGGCGCCGGGCCAGGGGGCGGGCGAGCCTGCCTGA
- a CDS encoding substrate-binding domain-containing protein → MRTTPPPSHSPGRLRAVALAAALCLLAAGCSAFGADGDRAGSAGGPGSGALKIAVITHGGKGDAFWDLVRRGAEAAAAKDGVELTFAGDADSSGQAGLVRDAIRDEADGIAVTLAKPQAMRAPVAEAKAAGIPVVGLNSGIDAWRPAGLLEYFGQDESVAGRAVGEKLNDLKAAHTLCVIHERGNVALEARCAGLKKTFAGETEMLYVEGTDMKAVDTAVTARLRQDSSIDRVVTNGAQYALSAVKSVRSAGSGARVATFDLDADLVSAVKRGDVLFAVDQQPYLQGYLAVDGLWLYHTNGNVSGGGVAPVLTGPAFVTRTNVDAVARYAANGTR, encoded by the coding sequence ATGAGGACAACCCCACCGCCCTCCCACTCCCCCGGGCGTCTGCGCGCGGTGGCCCTGGCCGCGGCCCTCTGCCTGCTGGCGGCGGGCTGTTCCGCGTTCGGCGCGGACGGGGACCGCGCCGGCTCCGCGGGCGGTCCCGGCTCCGGCGCTCTGAAGATCGCCGTGATCACGCACGGCGGCAAGGGCGACGCCTTCTGGGACCTGGTGCGCAGGGGGGCCGAGGCCGCGGCGGCCAAGGACGGCGTGGAACTGACCTTCGCGGGCGACGCCGACAGCTCCGGCCAGGCCGGCCTGGTGCGGGACGCCATCCGCGACGAGGCCGACGGCATCGCCGTCACCCTGGCCAAGCCGCAGGCGATGCGGGCCCCGGTGGCCGAGGCGAAGGCGGCCGGCATCCCGGTGGTCGGCCTCAACTCCGGGATAGACGCCTGGCGTCCCGCCGGGCTGCTGGAGTACTTCGGGCAGGACGAGAGCGTCGCGGGCCGCGCCGTCGGCGAGAAGCTCAACGACCTCAAGGCCGCCCACACCCTCTGCGTCATCCACGAGCGCGGCAACGTCGCTCTGGAGGCCCGCTGCGCGGGGCTGAAGAAGACCTTCGCGGGCGAGACCGAGATGCTCTACGTCGAGGGCACCGACATGAAGGCCGTCGACACCGCCGTCACCGCGCGGCTGCGGCAGGACTCCAGCATCGACCGGGTCGTCACGAACGGCGCCCAGTACGCCCTCAGCGCCGTCAAGTCGGTCCGCTCGGCGGGCAGCGGGGCCCGCGTCGCCACCTTCGACCTCGACGCCGACCTGGTCTCCGCCGTCAAGCGCGGGGACGTGCTGTTCGCGGTGGACCAGCAGCCGTACCTCCAGGGCTATCTGGCCGTGGACGGGCTCTGGCTCTACCACACCAACGGCAACGTCAGCGGTGGCGGAGTCGCCCCCGTCCTGACCGGTCCCGCCTTCGTGACCCGGACGAACGTCGACGCCGTCGCGCGCTACGCCGCCAACGGCACCCGGTGA